In a single window of the Actinomycetota bacterium genome:
- a CDS encoding histidinol-phosphatase — protein sequence MTAELDLALELADLADSITLPLYEQRSFTLDWKPNRTEVTEADRGAEAAIVASLSRARPEHGVLGEEHGAAGATDSPWRWVVDPIDGTSNFVRGIPVWASLIALTHARLGAVVGVVSAPSLGRRWWGARASGAHGDGRRLRVSTTASLAEAQVCVTFNRGWDALGLTPALVKLQQDAYRARGFGDFWQHMLVAEGAVDVAIDAIGLAPYDLAAVQVIVEEAGGRFTDRLGEATYLHDSAVSSNGVLHDEVLERLGRSGESVGSAEMSP from the coding sequence CTGACCGCGGAGCTCGACCTGGCGCTCGAGCTCGCCGACCTCGCCGACTCGATCACGTTGCCGCTCTACGAGCAGCGCTCGTTCACGCTCGACTGGAAGCCGAACCGCACCGAGGTGACCGAGGCCGACCGGGGAGCCGAGGCGGCGATCGTCGCGTCGTTGTCCCGGGCCCGTCCCGAACACGGCGTCCTCGGCGAGGAGCACGGCGCCGCCGGCGCGACGGACTCCCCCTGGCGGTGGGTGGTCGACCCGATCGACGGCACGTCCAACTTCGTGCGTGGCATTCCGGTGTGGGCCAGCCTGATCGCCCTCACCCACGCGCGCCTCGGCGCCGTCGTCGGAGTGGTTTCGGCGCCCTCGCTCGGCCGGCGATGGTGGGGCGCGCGCGCTTCGGGAGCGCACGGCGACGGCCGCCGGCTGCGGGTGTCGACCACAGCCAGCCTCGCCGAGGCGCAGGTATGCGTCACCTTCAACCGCGGCTGGGACGCGCTCGGGCTGACCCCGGCCCTCGTCAAGCTGCAGCAGGACGCCTACCGGGCGCGCGGCTTCGGCGACTTCTGGCAGCACATGCTCGTCGCCGAGGGCGCGGTCGACGTGGCGATCGACGCGATCGGCCTCGCGCCGTACGACCTGGCGGCCGTGCAGGTGATCGTCGAGGAGGCCGGCGGTCGGTTCACCGACAGGCTCGGCGAGGCGACGTACCTCCACGACTCGGCGGTGTCTTCCAACGGGGTGCTGCACGACGAGGTGCTCGAGCGCCTCGGGCGATCCGGCGAGTCCGTCGGATCTGCTGAGATGTCACCGTGA
- a CDS encoding 1-deoxy-D-xylulose-5-phosphate synthase translates to MQLERLRDPSDLRDLSYVELEELAGEIRDFIVQAVAETGGHLGSNLGAVELTLALHRVFDSPRDTILWDTGHQAYVHKIVTGRRAGFEHLRQAGGLSGYPSREESPHDHIENSHASTALSYAYGLAVARDVGIDPRRHIVAVIGDGTITGGMAYEALNNLGHSKRRVIIVLNDNGRSYAPTISNLAQTLPAATPPVELVADDRAPITGRIAATLSHGLTRIRLNPTYVARQRRLEHWLEGLPVIGQQAEKGMEAFKAAVREFLQPPSFFEALGVRYTGPIDGHDIEAVEHALRNAEELSAEGPIVVHVLTQKGKGYPPAEDDDEKHLHDAPVFDPVRGPPKALPTGYTQAFAEAIIKVAEADSRVVAITAAMPGPTGLLPFQAHFPERLFDVGIAEQHAVTGAAGMAMGGLRPVVAVYSTFLSRAWDQVVYDVALHRLPVVFCLDRAGITGDDGASHHGMYDLALLTKVPGMRVLAPSSAQELQQMLHDAIGLADAGPVAIRYPKGAARVVGEHEVGTGTAARLGRTGDGRVALLAVGKLLGAAEQAADDLARQGIDVTVWDVRCCAPLDDEMIADAARHRLVVTAEDGIREGGVGMTIADRIHALGGTTHVECLGVPTAFIPQGKADHILARLGLDADGLVATVRRLL, encoded by the coding sequence ATGCAACTGGAACGCCTGCGCGACCCCTCCGACCTGCGGGACCTGTCGTACGTCGAGCTCGAAGAGCTCGCCGGGGAGATCCGCGACTTCATCGTCCAGGCCGTCGCCGAGACCGGTGGCCACCTCGGGTCCAACCTGGGCGCAGTCGAGCTGACGCTCGCGCTGCACCGGGTGTTCGACTCGCCGCGCGACACCATCTTGTGGGACACCGGCCATCAGGCCTACGTGCACAAGATCGTCACCGGGCGTCGCGCCGGGTTCGAACACCTCCGCCAAGCCGGCGGGCTGTCCGGCTACCCGAGCCGGGAAGAGAGCCCACACGACCACATCGAGAACAGCCACGCATCAACCGCGCTGTCCTATGCGTATGGCCTGGCCGTGGCCCGCGACGTCGGCATCGACCCACGCCGGCACATCGTCGCTGTCATCGGCGACGGCACCATCACCGGCGGCATGGCCTACGAGGCGCTCAACAACCTCGGCCACTCCAAGCGGCGAGTGATCATCGTCTTGAACGACAACGGCCGCAGCTACGCCCCGACGATCTCCAACCTGGCGCAGACGCTGCCTGCAGCCACTCCTCCGGTGGAGCTCGTCGCCGACGACCGCGCCCCGATCACCGGGCGCATCGCAGCCACCCTCTCCCACGGCCTCACCAGGATCCGGCTGAACCCCACCTACGTCGCCCGCCAGCGACGCCTCGAGCACTGGCTGGAAGGCCTTCCCGTCATCGGCCAGCAAGCGGAGAAGGGGATGGAGGCGTTCAAGGCGGCCGTGCGTGAGTTCCTCCAGCCGCCGTCGTTCTTCGAGGCGCTCGGGGTTCGGTACACCGGCCCGATCGACGGTCACGACATCGAGGCCGTCGAACACGCGCTGCGCAACGCCGAGGAGCTGTCTGCGGAAGGCCCGATCGTCGTCCACGTGCTCACGCAGAAGGGCAAGGGCTACCCACCGGCCGAGGACGACGACGAGAAGCACCTCCACGACGCCCCCGTGTTCGATCCCGTGCGCGGTCCACCGAAGGCGCTGCCGACCGGTTACACGCAGGCCTTCGCCGAAGCGATCATCAAGGTCGCGGAAGCCGACAGCCGCGTCGTCGCGATCACCGCCGCGATGCCCGGGCCGACGGGGCTGCTGCCGTTCCAGGCCCACTTCCCCGAGCGGCTGTTCGACGTCGGCATCGCGGAACAGCACGCCGTCACGGGTGCGGCCGGCATGGCGATGGGCGGCCTGCGCCCGGTGGTCGCCGTCTACTCGACGTTCCTCTCCCGGGCGTGGGACCAGGTGGTGTACGACGTCGCCCTGCACCGCCTACCTGTGGTGTTCTGCCTCGATCGAGCCGGCATCACCGGCGACGACGGGGCGAGCCATCACGGCATGTACGACCTTGCCCTGCTCACGAAGGTGCCGGGGATGCGCGTGCTCGCCCCTTCCAGCGCGCAGGAACTGCAGCAGATGCTGCACGACGCGATCGGCCTCGCCGATGCCGGCCCGGTCGCCATCCGCTACCCGAAGGGCGCCGCCCGTGTCGTCGGCGAGCACGAGGTCGGCACCGGTACTGCCGCTCGGCTCGGACGCACCGGCGACGGGCGGGTGGCCCTGCTCGCCGTCGGCAAGCTGCTCGGCGCCGCGGAGCAGGCCGCCGACGACCTCGCCCGCCAAGGCATCGACGTGACCGTGTGGGACGTGCGCTGCTGCGCCCCGCTCGACGACGAGATGATCGCCGACGCGGCACGGCACCGCCTGGTCGTCACCGCCGAGGACGGCATCCGCGAAGGCGGCGTCGGCATGACGATCGCCGATCGCATCCACGCGCTCGGCGGCACGACCCACGTCGAGTGCCTCGGGGTGCCGACTGCCTTCATCCCCCAGGGCAAGGCCGACCACATCCTCGCCCGGCTCGGCCTCGACGCCGACGGCCTCGTCGCCACCGTCCGCCGCCTCCTCTAG
- a CDS encoding SDR family oxidoreductase: protein MESLFDLRGHHALITGGNSGIGLGMAEGLARHGAAVAIWGTSPQKNAAAVTHLSALGGEAWAAECDVGDEQQVEDAFAATLDALGRIDSVFVNAGVGGRASSFVGMSADEWRRVLRVNLDGAFFTARAACRHMVERGGGGSLVFTTSGSAYFGQQRGQHYGASKAGLIAMAKAIAVEHARDGIRANAVLPGWTESEMTAPAFAWDTFVDKVGGRIPLRRWGRPDDFAGIAVYLASSASSYHTGDVITLDGGYHSF, encoded by the coding sequence ATGGAGTCGCTCTTCGACCTGCGTGGTCACCATGCGCTGATCACCGGCGGCAACTCGGGCATCGGGCTGGGCATGGCCGAGGGCCTCGCGCGCCACGGTGCGGCGGTCGCCATCTGGGGAACCAGCCCACAGAAGAACGCCGCCGCCGTCACCCACCTGAGCGCGTTGGGAGGCGAGGCCTGGGCCGCCGAGTGCGACGTCGGCGACGAGCAGCAGGTGGAGGACGCGTTCGCGGCCACCCTCGACGCGCTCGGCAGGATCGACAGCGTGTTCGTGAACGCCGGCGTCGGCGGCCGGGCGTCGAGCTTCGTCGGCATGAGTGCCGACGAGTGGCGGCGGGTGCTGCGCGTGAACCTCGACGGGGCGTTCTTCACCGCCCGCGCCGCGTGCCGCCACATGGTCGAGCGCGGCGGAGGCGGCTCACTCGTGTTCACCACGTCGGGCTCCGCCTACTTCGGTCAACAGCGCGGGCAGCACTACGGCGCCTCGAAGGCCGGCCTGATCGCGATGGCGAAGGCGATCGCGGTGGAGCACGCCCGCGACGGCATACGCGCCAACGCCGTGCTGCCCGGCTGGACGGAGAGCGAGATGACCGCGCCGGCGTTCGCGTGGGACACGTTCGTCGACAAGGTCGGCGGCAGGATCCCGTTGCGCCGGTGGGGCCGTCCCGACGACTTCGCCGGGATCGCGGTGTACCTCGCGAGCTCGGCCAGCAGCTATCACACCGGCGACGTGATCACCCTCGACGGGGGCTACCACTCGTTCTGA
- a CDS encoding phosphatase PAP2 family protein has product MQVADADPQAPELPERRHRTLWWKEAMIAIAFYAVYSWARNQFGSARIASEGPPEQAFNNAMRVIRWQKAIGLNHEETVQDWFLQMPVWFIQFWNTYYGVAHFVVTIGVFIVLFRKRPDVFPLWRNTLAFTTALAIVGFSLFPLMPPRLLDAPCPPDGYGGGCIPHAMRGADADEEIATFGFVDTLAEYGGPWSFDSGGIAHISNQYAAMPSLHIGWASWCAFAMWPLARRRWVKAAMLLYPLATLFCIVVTANHFWLDGVGGQITLGVGFLLGWAVHRANQHRLDARYNALHA; this is encoded by the coding sequence ATGCAGGTTGCCGACGCCGACCCCCAGGCGCCCGAGCTTCCCGAGCGGCGGCACCGCACGCTGTGGTGGAAGGAGGCGATGATCGCGATCGCCTTCTACGCGGTGTACTCCTGGGCGCGGAACCAGTTCGGGTCGGCGCGCATCGCCTCCGAAGGCCCGCCCGAACAGGCGTTCAACAACGCGATGCGGGTCATCCGCTGGCAGAAGGCGATCGGGCTGAACCACGAAGAGACCGTCCAGGACTGGTTCCTGCAGATGCCGGTGTGGTTCATCCAGTTCTGGAACACGTACTACGGCGTGGCCCACTTCGTCGTCACGATCGGGGTGTTCATCGTGCTGTTCCGCAAGCGGCCAGACGTGTTCCCGCTCTGGCGCAACACCCTCGCGTTCACGACCGCGCTCGCCATCGTCGGCTTCTCGCTGTTCCCGCTGATGCCGCCACGGCTGCTCGACGCGCCCTGCCCGCCCGACGGCTACGGCGGGGGTTGCATCCCCCACGCGATGCGCGGTGCCGACGCCGACGAGGAGATCGCCACGTTCGGCTTCGTCGACACGCTCGCCGAGTACGGCGGGCCGTGGTCGTTCGACTCGGGCGGCATCGCCCACATCTCCAACCAGTACGCAGCCATGCCGAGCCTGCACATCGGGTGGGCGTCGTGGTGCGCGTTCGCCATGTGGCCCCTCGCTCGGCGCAGGTGGGTGAAGGCGGCGATGCTGCTGTACCCGCTCGCGACGCTGTTCTGCATCGTCGTCACGGCCAACCACTTCTGGCTCGACGGCGTGGGCGGACAGATCACCTTGGGGGTCGGCTTCCTGCTCGGTTGGGCCGTGCACCGGGCCAACCAACACCGCCTCGACGCACGCTACAACGCCCTGCACGCGTGA
- a CDS encoding acetolactate synthase: MTEDGTIVEGHAGQQAVAALMAFGTDTMFTLNGGHIWPLYDAARDQAMRVVDTRHEQTATFAAEAYAKLTRRPGLAALTAGPGITNGVSAVTSAWFNGSPLVVLGGRAPEGRWGSGSLQEFDHVPVLAPITKSAATVKDPSKAGHLVHEAASLAVQPHRGPTFLDFPLDVFGPADGVVPGVDASTGRGATPDPDELAMLVELVADAERPAFVVGSDVYWDGAWGELRAAAEHLRVPCFFNGLGRGTLPADHELAFLRTRGLLRQRADLVVVLGTPLDFRLGFGRFGDAQVAHVVDSDAQRASHIEVPTVAGDHRLVLGALAEASGGASARRAARDEWVAELRAAENKAAAADATLLAAADDPIKPSRIYGELGRRLARDAVVICDGGDFASYAGKFVEVFEPGCWLDTGPYGCLGNGPGYAIAARTVRPDSQVVLLLGDGAAGFSLMDVDSLVRHGLPVVMVVGNNGIWGLEKHPMQAIYGWDLACDLQPECRYDEVVRSLGGAGETVSDPGEIGPALDRAFESGVPYLVNVITDSSDVYPRTSNLG, translated from the coding sequence ATGACTGAGGACGGCACCATCGTCGAGGGTCACGCCGGGCAGCAGGCGGTCGCCGCGCTGATGGCGTTCGGCACCGACACCATGTTCACGCTGAACGGCGGCCACATCTGGCCGCTCTACGACGCTGCCCGCGACCAGGCCATGCGCGTGGTCGACACCCGCCACGAGCAGACGGCCACGTTCGCCGCCGAGGCCTACGCCAAGCTCACCCGCCGTCCGGGCCTGGCCGCGCTCACCGCCGGGCCTGGCATCACGAACGGTGTGTCGGCGGTGACGAGCGCGTGGTTCAACGGCTCGCCGCTCGTCGTTCTCGGGGGCAGGGCGCCCGAGGGTCGCTGGGGTTCGGGCTCGCTGCAGGAGTTCGACCACGTCCCCGTGCTCGCGCCCATCACGAAGTCGGCCGCGACGGTGAAGGACCCTTCGAAGGCCGGCCACCTCGTCCACGAGGCCGCCTCGCTCGCCGTCCAGCCACACCGCGGCCCGACGTTTCTCGACTTCCCGCTCGACGTCTTCGGGCCCGCGGACGGCGTGGTGCCCGGCGTCGACGCCTCCACCGGTCGAGGCGCGACGCCCGACCCCGACGAGCTGGCCATGCTGGTCGAGCTCGTCGCCGACGCCGAGCGCCCGGCCTTCGTCGTCGGCAGCGACGTCTACTGGGACGGCGCATGGGGCGAGCTGCGCGCCGCGGCCGAGCACCTGCGGGTGCCGTGCTTCTTCAATGGGCTCGGCCGGGGCACCCTGCCGGCCGACCACGAGCTGGCGTTCCTGCGCACCAGGGGCTTGCTGCGCCAGCGCGCGGACCTGGTCGTCGTGCTCGGCACGCCGCTCGACTTCCGGCTCGGCTTCGGACGCTTCGGCGACGCGCAGGTCGCCCATGTCGTCGATTCCGACGCCCAGCGCGCGTCGCACATCGAGGTGCCAACCGTCGCCGGCGATCACCGTCTCGTGCTCGGCGCACTCGCCGAGGCGAGCGGTGGGGCATCGGCGCGAAGGGCGGCGCGCGACGAGTGGGTGGCCGAGCTGCGTGCTGCCGAGAACAAGGCGGCCGCGGCTGACGCGACGCTGCTCGCCGCCGCCGACGACCCGATCAAGCCGAGCCGGATCTACGGCGAGCTCGGCCGCCGCCTGGCCCGCGACGCCGTCGTGATCTGCGACGGCGGCGACTTCGCGAGCTATGCCGGCAAGTTCGTCGAGGTGTTCGAGCCCGGTTGCTGGCTGGACACCGGGCCCTACGGCTGCCTCGGCAACGGGCCGGGGTACGCGATAGCGGCGCGCACCGTGCGCCCCGACAGCCAGGTGGTGCTGCTCCTCGGCGACGGTGCCGCCGGCTTCAGCCTGATGGACGTCGACTCGCTGGTGCGCCACGGGTTGCCAGTCGTGATGGTCGTCGGCAACAACGGCATCTGGGGGCTGGAGAAGCACCCGATGCAGGCCATCTACGGCTGGGACCTGGCATGCGACCTGCAGCCCGAGTGCCGCTACGACGAGGTGGTGCGTTCCCTCGGCGGTGCGGGCGAGACGGTGAGCGACCCCGGTGAGATCGGACCCGCGCTCGACCGCGCGTTCGAGAGCGGCGTGCCCTACCTGGTGAACGTCATCACCGATTCGTCCGACGTCTATCCACGCACGTCGAACCTCGGCTGA
- a CDS encoding thioesterase has protein sequence MPLEVGLRGEARLVVTEADTALALGSGKVPVLGTPRVVALAEEATCAAVDAHLAEGTTTVGMRVQLDHLQPTPVGGEVVAEAVLDKVEGRRLTFTVSVSDARGLVAASKVTRVLVELDRFLDKIGEVG, from the coding sequence GTGCCGCTCGAGGTGGGTTTGCGAGGAGAAGCACGGCTGGTCGTGACCGAGGCCGACACCGCGCTCGCGCTCGGGTCGGGCAAGGTGCCGGTGCTCGGCACCCCGCGCGTGGTGGCGCTCGCCGAAGAGGCCACCTGCGCTGCCGTCGACGCCCATCTCGCCGAGGGCACGACCACCGTCGGCATGCGCGTCCAGCTCGACCACCTGCAGCCGACGCCCGTCGGCGGCGAGGTCGTCGCCGAGGCGGTGCTCGACAAGGTGGAGGGTCGCCGGTTGACGTTCACCGTGTCGGTCAGCGACGCCCGGGGACTGGTCGCCGCCAGCAAGGTGACGCGCGTCCTCGTCGAGCTGGACCGCTTCCTCGACAAGATCGGCGAGGTCGGCTAG
- a CDS encoding TldD/PmbA family protein codes for MIAADVLEEVLVRALRDGAGFAEVYAEDRRSTSAGLDDGRVEQVTSGRDRGAGIRVVAGETTGFAHTSDLSAAGLLAAAEAAAAAAREGGGQARAVALEQRPGRRVSPVETYPTTVSKADKVALLMRVDDAARSAGAAIKQVSAGYADGWKRILVANSDGLLVEDEQVRVILRVSAVANGDAGMQTGFDSIGHTNGFEIFTRRAPEDVALVAAQRALTKLRARPAPSGTLPVVIKAGSGGVLFHEACGHGLEADLVAKGASVYRDKVGEQVASPLVTLVDDGTMAGEWGAIAFDDEGHPSQRNVLIQDGVLSDYMWDHLRAEKAQRARSGNGRRQSYAHLPMVRMTNTYVLNGSEDPEEIVRGTDHGVYVAHLGGGSVNTATGDFVFGMTEAYMIEGGEITEPLREGNLIGNGPQVLRDIDLLGNDFAMGNPGTCGKDGQGVPVGDGQPTLRVRALTVGGTAA; via the coding sequence ATGATCGCGGCCGACGTGCTGGAAGAGGTCCTCGTCCGGGCGCTGCGCGACGGTGCCGGCTTCGCCGAGGTGTACGCCGAAGACCGCCGGTCCACGTCGGCCGGGCTCGACGACGGGCGTGTGGAACAGGTGACGAGCGGACGTGACCGAGGCGCCGGCATCAGGGTGGTGGCCGGCGAGACGACCGGCTTCGCGCACACGTCCGACCTGTCGGCCGCAGGTCTGCTCGCCGCCGCCGAGGCGGCGGCCGCCGCGGCGCGAGAAGGCGGCGGGCAAGCGCGCGCCGTCGCCCTCGAGCAGCGCCCGGGCAGGCGGGTGAGCCCGGTCGAGACATACCCGACGACGGTGTCGAAGGCCGACAAGGTCGCCTTGCTGATGCGCGTCGACGACGCCGCGCGTTCGGCGGGGGCGGCGATCAAGCAGGTGTCGGCCGGTTACGCCGACGGCTGGAAGCGCATCCTCGTCGCGAACTCCGACGGCCTGCTGGTGGAGGACGAGCAGGTGCGGGTGATCCTGCGGGTCAGTGCCGTCGCGAACGGCGACGCCGGCATGCAGACCGGCTTCGACTCGATCGGGCACACCAACGGCTTCGAGATCTTCACCCGCCGCGCGCCGGAGGACGTCGCTCTCGTCGCCGCGCAGCGGGCGCTCACCAAGCTGCGCGCCCGGCCGGCGCCCTCGGGCACGCTCCCCGTGGTGATCAAGGCCGGCAGCGGCGGGGTGCTGTTCCACGAGGCGTGTGGCCACGGGTTGGAAGCGGACCTCGTCGCGAAGGGCGCGAGCGTCTACCGCGACAAGGTGGGCGAGCAGGTCGCCTCTCCTCTCGTCACCCTCGTCGACGACGGGACGATGGCCGGTGAGTGGGGCGCGATCGCCTTCGACGACGAAGGGCATCCCAGCCAGCGGAACGTCCTGATCCAAGACGGGGTGCTGTCCGACTACATGTGGGACCACCTGCGCGCGGAGAAGGCGCAACGAGCGCGCAGCGGCAATGGGCGGCGCCAGAGCTACGCCCACCTGCCGATGGTGCGGATGACGAACACGTACGTGCTGAACGGCAGCGAGGACCCGGAGGAGATCGTGCGCGGCACCGACCACGGCGTCTACGTCGCGCACCTCGGCGGCGGCAGCGTCAACACGGCCACGGGCGACTTCGTGTTCGGGATGACCGAGGCCTACATGATCGAGGGGGGCGAGATCACCGAGCCGCTGCGCGAGGGCAACCTCATCGGGAACGGTCCCCAGGTGTTGCGGGACATCGACCTGCTCGGCAACGACTTCGCGATGGGCAACCCCGGTACTTGCGGCAAGGACGGCCAAGGCGTGCCGGTGGGCGACGGTCAGCCGACGCTGCGCGTGCGCGCGCTCACCGTCGGGGGCACGGCGGCGTGA
- a CDS encoding TldD/PmbA family protein, which translates to MSGEIGADLDALAAIADRVVALARPGEQVEAFVSRERETDVRVYEGAVEHLMSAESGGIGVRVVQGGRTGFAYAGTLGEEAIHEVLAEARDNAGFGTPDEWAGLAEPDGVAVTPIELWDERLTTTPTERKIELAIELERLTLAADARVRVDNASFADACVEAAVATTTGIRIAGRENGCYLSVSSLADDGDETQTGFGFAVGRVPDELDVQRAALDAAVRATRLLGATKPSSRRITVVLDPFVTAQFLGVVASTLNGEAVTKGRSVFADRVGEQVASPLVTLIDDPTNPLAYTATDIDGEGLAARRNELIVGGVLQRFVHNCYSARRAATSSTANAVRGGFRGTPGVGCLALSLAPGTRSQAEIVGGMDDAVLIQSVQGLHSGVNPVSGDFSTGASGMLISGGALGRPVREFTIASTLQKMLLDVAEIGGDVEWLPMRAAGMTLVVDDVTLSGA; encoded by the coding sequence GTGAGCGGCGAGATCGGAGCAGACCTCGACGCGTTGGCGGCGATCGCCGACCGGGTCGTTGCGCTGGCCCGGCCGGGCGAGCAGGTGGAGGCGTTCGTCAGCCGTGAACGCGAGACCGACGTGCGCGTCTACGAGGGTGCGGTCGAGCACCTGATGTCCGCGGAGAGCGGGGGCATCGGCGTGCGCGTCGTCCAGGGCGGCCGCACCGGCTTCGCGTACGCGGGCACGCTCGGCGAAGAGGCGATCCACGAGGTGCTCGCCGAGGCACGTGACAACGCCGGCTTCGGGACGCCCGACGAGTGGGCCGGCCTGGCCGAACCCGACGGCGTGGCGGTGACACCGATCGAGCTGTGGGACGAGCGGCTGACGACCACGCCGACCGAGCGCAAGATCGAGCTGGCGATCGAGTTGGAGCGGCTCACCCTCGCGGCTGACGCACGGGTGCGCGTCGACAACGCCAGCTTCGCCGACGCCTGCGTGGAAGCAGCGGTCGCCACCACGACCGGCATCCGCATCGCGGGGCGGGAGAACGGGTGCTACCTGAGCGTCAGCAGCCTCGCCGACGACGGCGACGAGACCCAGACCGGGTTCGGCTTCGCCGTCGGGCGGGTGCCCGACGAGCTCGACGTGCAGCGGGCGGCGCTCGACGCAGCCGTTCGGGCGACCCGCCTGCTCGGCGCGACGAAGCCGTCCAGCCGGCGGATCACGGTGGTGCTCGACCCCTTCGTCACCGCTCAGTTCCTCGGCGTCGTCGCCAGCACCTTGAACGGCGAGGCGGTGACGAAGGGCCGCAGCGTGTTCGCCGATCGGGTGGGGGAGCAGGTGGCGAGCCCGCTCGTCACCTTGATCGACGATCCGACCAACCCGCTCGCCTACACCGCCACCGACATCGACGGCGAGGGCCTCGCCGCGCGGCGCAACGAGCTGATCGTCGGCGGGGTGCTGCAGCGCTTCGTGCACAACTGCTATTCGGCCCGGCGAGCGGCCACGTCGTCCACGGCCAACGCCGTGCGCGGTGGATTCCGGGGGACACCGGGCGTCGGGTGCCTCGCCCTCTCGCTTGCACCTGGGACGCGCAGCCAGGCCGAGATCGTCGGCGGTATGGACGACGCGGTGCTCATCCAGTCGGTGCAGGGTCTGCACTCGGGCGTCAACCCGGTGTCGGGCGACTTCTCCACCGGCGCGAGCGGCATGTTGATCTCGGGTGGAGCGCTCGGCCGGCCGGTGCGTGAGTTCACCATCGCCTCGACGTTGCAGAAGATGCTGCTCGACGTGGCCGAGATCGGTGGCGACGTCGAGTGGCTCCCGATGCGGGCGGCCGGGATGACCCTCGTCGTCGACGACGTCACCTTGTCGGGGGCGTAG
- a CDS encoding sugar nucleotide-binding protein produces the protein MPRTGFWRPPRQNAMFLTGGSGFLGRHLARHPLVERWELIAPGSTLLDLRRREPVIEAVRDWRPQVVVHLAYRRDDRHSIVDASRNVAEAVAASAVNTRLVHVSSDVVFGGRAAPYVEPDPPDPATDYGRWKAEAESCVAAACPSAVLLRISLLYGTDLLSPHQLQVRRAAQGDPSTTYFTDEVRCPTHADDVAAAIFALAELRDVSGPLHVASPEPLDRAAFAKHVALWCGLDPAVLRTTTLAESGIARPGRVVLDVTRAAALGITCRRASEVLRPA, from the coding sequence GTGCCGCGGACCGGGTTCTGGAGGCCGCCACGGCAGAACGCGATGTTCCTCACCGGAGGCAGCGGGTTCCTCGGTCGTCACCTCGCCCGGCACCCGCTCGTCGAACGCTGGGAGCTGATCGCCCCCGGATCGACGCTGCTCGACCTGCGCCGGCGCGAACCGGTGATCGAAGCAGTCCGCGACTGGCGGCCCCAGGTGGTGGTGCACCTCGCGTACCGCCGCGACGACCGCCACTCGATCGTCGACGCGAGCCGCAACGTGGCCGAGGCCGTCGCCGCGTCGGCGGTGAACACGCGGCTCGTGCACGTGTCGAGCGACGTCGTGTTCGGGGGCCGCGCGGCGCCTTACGTGGAGCCCGACCCGCCTGACCCGGCCACGGATTACGGGCGCTGGAAGGCCGAGGCCGAGTCCTGCGTCGCCGCGGCCTGCCCGAGCGCGGTGCTGCTGCGCATCTCGTTGCTCTACGGCACCGACCTGCTCTCCCCCCACCAGCTACAGGTACGCCGCGCCGCTCAGGGTGACCCGTCGACGACCTACTTCACCGACGAGGTCCGCTGCCCGACGCACGCCGACGACGTGGCGGCGGCGATCTTCGCCCTGGCCGAGTTGCGCGACGTCTCCGGTCCGCTGCACGTGGCCTCGCCCGAGCCGCTGGACCGAGCCGCGTTCGCCAAGCACGTCGCCCTTTGGTGCGGCCTCGATCCGGCGGTGCTGCGCACGACGACCCTCGCCGAGTCGGGGATCGCACGCCCGGGCCGGGTGGTGCTCGACGTCACCCGGGCGGCGGCGCTCGGGATCACCTGCCGACGGGCGTCAGAGGTGCTGCGGCCCGCCTGA
- a CDS encoding PHP domain-containing protein codes for MPTPAAAALARHPHLGAATRPGWVRVDMHSHTMWSGDSTTTPDEVRESVVASGLDVLCITDHNAVKGAHELTRLLPCRVVVGEELRTHAGEIIGLFLTDVVPFGTPPAAAARAIRDQGGVVYVPHPFDPMRRNLAEPALVELCAAGLVDAVEVLNAKTSLPSLNRRAAEFATEHGVLAGAGSDAHVPDALGAAYVEMPDFDGPADFLAKLADAVVVGHHWDEPRPWTARIVPSTAASR; via the coding sequence GTGCCCACTCCCGCGGCCGCGGCCCTCGCCCGCCACCCTCACCTCGGCGCTGCCACCCGGCCCGGCTGGGTGCGCGTCGACATGCACAGCCACACGATGTGGAGCGGCGATTCGACGACCACGCCCGACGAGGTCCGCGAGTCCGTCGTGGCCAGCGGTCTCGACGTGCTCTGCATCACCGACCACAACGCGGTGAAGGGCGCGCACGAGTTGACTCGCCTGCTGCCGTGTCGCGTCGTCGTCGGCGAAGAGCTGCGCACCCACGCCGGCGAGATCATCGGGCTGTTCCTCACCGACGTCGTCCCGTTCGGCACGCCGCCGGCCGCCGCGGCGAGGGCGATCCGCGACCAGGGTGGTGTCGTCTACGTGCCCCATCCGTTCGACCCGATGCGGCGCAACCTGGCCGAGCCGGCGCTCGTCGAGCTGTGCGCGGCAGGGCTGGTCGACGCGGTCGAGGTGCTCAATGCGAAGACGTCGCTGCCCAGCCTCAACCGGCGTGCAGCCGAGTTCGCGACCGAGCACGGCGTGCTCGCCGGGGCGGGCAGCGACGCCCACGTCCCCGACGCGCTCGGCGCGGCGTACGTGGAGATGCCCGACTTCGACGGCCCGGCCGACTTCCTGGCCAAGCTCGCCGATGCCGTCGTGGTCGGTCACCACTGGGACGAGCCGCGCCCGTGGACGGCGCGCATCGTGCCGTCGACTGCTGCATCCCGATAG